One genomic segment of Halomarina pelagica includes these proteins:
- a CDS encoding sugar phosphate isomerase/epimerase family protein → MTGGGRDRATRLGAAMDLRFEESVRAFVDRVTDWGLNHVELKREYLYAHPAAPTPRDLAALGRERDVTFTLHAPFRDWNLGSFNDASRRASVEQVIRTLDDAAAANAGAVVVHGGSVPRRYPERVRTTARRNAISSLSACAAHAARVGVPLCLENQPRSDSAVRHTTTPDDLAATLDAVDADPEWLRVTLDVGHATVNGVDWRTFADRFGDRIEVVHLHDNDGDSDAHDPLPAYEPVVEGTTAAYYVFEMKRVGDVAACVGAGR, encoded by the coding sequence ATGACCGGCGGCGGACGCGATCGCGCGACGCGCCTCGGCGCGGCGATGGACCTCCGGTTCGAGGAGTCGGTCCGCGCGTTCGTCGATCGCGTGACCGACTGGGGACTGAACCACGTCGAACTGAAGCGGGAGTACCTGTACGCGCATCCGGCGGCACCGACGCCGCGCGACCTCGCCGCGCTGGGGCGCGAGCGCGACGTCACGTTCACCCTGCACGCGCCGTTCCGCGACTGGAACCTCGGGAGCTTCAACGACGCGTCGCGTCGCGCCTCGGTCGAGCAGGTGATCCGGACGCTCGACGACGCCGCGGCGGCGAACGCCGGGGCCGTCGTCGTCCACGGCGGCTCCGTCCCCCGGCGGTATCCCGAGCGCGTCAGGACGACGGCCCGTCGGAACGCGATCTCGTCGCTCTCGGCGTGCGCCGCCCACGCCGCCCGCGTCGGCGTCCCGCTCTGCCTGGAAAATCAACCGCGGTCCGACTCGGCGGTACGACACACCACCACCCCCGACGACCTCGCCGCGACGCTCGACGCGGTGGACGCCGACCCCGAGTGGCTCCGCGTCACGCTCGACGTGGGTCACGCGACGGTCAACGGCGTCGACTGGCGGACCTTCGCGGACCGCTTCGGCGACCGGATCGAGGTGGTCCACCTCCACGACAACGACGGCGACTCGGACGCGCACGACCCGCTCCCGGCGTACGAACCGGTCGTCGAGGGGACGACGGCGGCGTACTACGTCTTCGAGATGAAGCGGGTCGGCGACGTGGCGGCGTGCGTCGGCGCGGGGCGGTGA
- a CDS encoding transcription initiation factor IIB, which yields MEHRTRRRERESEAKQRAQESGNERVCSECEAGTLVKSDDQGELVCDHCGLIVEETNIDRGPEWRAFNHSERQSKSRVGAPTTQTMHDKGLTTQIDWKNKDAYGRSLSAEKRSQMHRLRKWQERIRTKDAGERNLQFALSEIDRMASALGVPRSVREVASVIYRRALSEDLIRGRSIEGVATGCLYAACRKEGIPRSLEEVSEVSRVERKEIGRTYRYVSQSLGLEMRPVDPQAYVPRFCSELGLSEEVQAKTNEIIEVTTEKGLLSGKSPTGYAAAAIYAASLLCNEKKTQREVAAVAQVTEVTIRNRYQEQIEAMGLH from the coding sequence ATGGAACACCGCACCCGTCGGCGTGAGCGCGAGTCCGAAGCGAAGCAGCGAGCGCAGGAATCAGGGAACGAGCGGGTGTGCTCGGAGTGCGAGGCGGGGACGCTCGTCAAGAGCGACGACCAGGGTGAACTCGTCTGCGATCACTGCGGCCTGATCGTCGAGGAGACGAACATCGATCGTGGTCCGGAGTGGCGAGCGTTCAACCACTCGGAGCGCCAGAGCAAGTCCCGGGTCGGCGCGCCGACCACGCAGACGATGCACGACAAGGGGCTGACGACGCAGATCGACTGGAAAAACAAGGACGCCTACGGCCGGTCCCTGTCGGCAGAAAAGCGCAGTCAGATGCACCGGCTGCGGAAGTGGCAGGAGCGCATCCGCACGAAGGACGCCGGCGAGCGCAACCTCCAGTTCGCGCTGAGCGAGATCGACCGCATGGCGAGCGCGCTGGGCGTCCCACGCTCCGTCCGCGAAGTCGCGTCGGTCATCTACCGCCGCGCGCTCTCGGAGGACCTCATCCGCGGGCGCTCCATCGAGGGCGTCGCGACGGGGTGCCTCTACGCCGCCTGTCGCAAGGAGGGCATCCCGCGCAGCCTCGAGGAGGTCTCCGAGGTCTCGCGCGTCGAACGCAAGGAGATCGGCCGTACGTACCGGTACGTCTCACAGAGCCTCGGCCTCGAGATGCGGCCGGTCGATCCGCAGGCGTACGTCCCGCGGTTCTGCTCGGAACTCGGCCTCAGCGAGGAGGTGCAGGCGAAGACCAACGAGATCATCGAGGTCACCACGGAGAAGGGGCTCCTCTCCGGCAAGTCGCCGACGGGCTACGCCGCGGCGGCCATCTACGCCGCCTCGCTCCTCTGTAACGAGAAGAAGACCCAGCGAGAGGTCGCGGCCGTCGCCCAGGTCACCGAGGTCACCATCCGCAACCGCTACCAGGAACAGATCGAGGCGA